A genomic region of Manihot esculenta cultivar AM560-2 chromosome 15, M.esculenta_v8, whole genome shotgun sequence contains the following coding sequences:
- the LOC110601034 gene encoding transcriptional regulator SUPERMAN, translating into MKRNSMSNSLKDHTIGSRTSSSSNNIQSNNKLKCSWNYNSQSCGEDYLSGFSWPPRSYTCSFCKREFRSAQALGGHMNVHRRDRARLRQSPPRDGPILNLNVNPNPNPSKSPPFTCTLPSSAAATPPRGLSVLSSPSFASSSETKKWAMDDSLSHDHLSPKSSDLTKPRNAFLSDGFTREGGCKFLKKAEILRLDLEIGLSGSKEDLDLELRLGYS; encoded by the coding sequence ATGAAGAGGAACAGCATGAGCAATAGCTTGAAAGACCATACTATTGGCAGCAGAACCAGTAGCAGCAGCAACAACATACAGAGTAATAACAAGCTTAAATGTTCATGGAACTATAACAGCCAGAGCTGTGGAGAAGATTATCTTAGTGGTTTTTCATGGCCTCCGAGATCTTACACCTGTAGCTTCTGCAAAAGGGAATTCAGATCTGCTCAGGCTCTTGGTGGCCACATGAATGTTCATAGGAGAGACAGAGCCAGGTTGAGACAGTCACCGCCGAGGGATGGTCCTATTCTCAACCTTAACGTtaaccctaaccctaaccctAGTAAATCCCCTCCATTCACTTGTACATTACCTTCCTCGGCTGCTGCTACTCCCCCTCGTGGTCTTTCTGTATTATCGTCGCCATCTTTTGCTTCTTCTAGCGAAACCAAGAAATGGGCTATGGATGATAGTTTATCCCATGACCATTTAAGCCCCAAAAGCTCGGATTTAACAAAACCCCGAAATGCTTTCTTATCTGATGGTTTCACACGAGAAGGGGGGTGCAAGTTCTTGAAGAAAGCAGAGATTTTGAGGTTAGATTTGGAGATTGGTCTTAGTGGATCCAAAGAGGATTTGGACTTAGAACTTCGATTGGGATACTCTTAA